A single genomic interval of Asterias amurensis chromosome 1, ASM3211899v1 harbors:
- the LOC139944253 gene encoding membrane-associated tyrosine- and threonine-specific cdc2-inhibitory kinase wee-1.3-like — protein sequence MNRYTPVERICSGFFGPDHRVMERRGPGKKERRMKLVPCGSREFAMRALGVYKENIVFMLKHENIMKVKEAFLHKQQGTVYLCSVWKKYDSQTLNEFLIHKHKGMTDDSYKSLFVQLATGLSFLHSNGVAHNALTPFSVVMTEYHNGDGVAKLTDYGLSQLCLKAEGDKYAMEEGRSKSLTYALPPEAYNPNWAREFDKPSKPADIFMLGMLFNAAADHSFLHQTDKTKEPHLEVMATYLPFPGYGQVPVGKFMHNNPSVDLDHQLFRGVSPDLRRLLRRMALLEPESRPAPTGVLQMLNACKTLQKPRSILTTPTERDDNAPFKMPLAPLNSNRKRRSSSIRYDPMSSNKAKKNTMTAPASEWEKSSSQATSGLIRRASVRLSQRARSVSDYLNQKKSFKITD from the coding sequence ATGAACCGCTACACGCCAGTTGAGAGAATTTGCAGCGGGTTTTTCGGCCCCGATCACCGGGTAATGGAACGCCGTGGGCCCGGTAAGAAAGAGCGTCGGATGAAGCTCGTCCCGTGTGGTAGCAGAGAGTTTGCTATGAGAGCCCTCGGTGTGTACAAGGAAAACATCGTTTTCATGCTCAAACATGAGAACATTATGAAGGTGAAAGAGGCTTTCCTTCACAAACAACAAGGTACAGTGTACTTGTGTAGTGTCTGGAAGAAATATGACAGTCAAACTTTGAATGAATTTCTGATACATAAGCACAAGGGAATGACAGATGATTCGTATAAATCGCTTTTCGTGCAGCTTGCTACTGGGTTGTCTTTCCTACACTCCAACGGTGTGGCTCACAATGCCCTCACACCATTCAGTGTGGTCATGACGGAATACCACAACGGGGATGGGGTGGCTAAGTTGACAGACTACGGACTATCTCAGCTTTGTCTCAAAGCTGAGGGTGACAAGTATGCCATGGAAGAGGGCAGGTCTAAAAGCTTAACATACGCTCTACCCCCAGAGGCCTACAATCCGAACTGGGCACGAGAATTTGACAAACCATCAAAGCCAGCCGATATTTTTATGCTTGGAATGTTATTCAATGCCGCAGCCGACCACTCCTTTCTCCACCAAACTGATAAGACAAAAGAACCACACCTTGAAGTAATGGCAACATATTTGCCATTTCCCGGTTATGGACAGGTCCCAGTTGGTAAATTCATGCACAACAACCCAAGCGTGGACTTGGACCACCAACTTTTCCGCGGTGTGAGCCCTGATCTTAGACGCCTTCTTCGCAGGATGGCTCTGCTGGAGCCAGAGAGTCGTCCTGCACCGACAGGAGTACTGCAGATGCTGAACGCCTGCAAGACGCTTCAGAAACCTCGCTCCATCCTCACCACACCCACAGAGAGAGACGACAACGCCCCCTTCAAGATGCCTCTTGCACCTTTGAACTCAAACCGAAAGCGGAGGAGTTCATCCATTCGTTATGATCCTATGTCAAGCAATAAAGCAAAGAAGAACACAATGACAGCACCAGCTAGTGAGTGGGAGAAGTCATCTTCACAAGCAACCTCTGGGCTTATAAGACGGGCTTCCGTACGTCTGTCACAGAGAGCAAGAAGCGTCAGTGACTATCTGAACCAGAAAAAGTCATTTAAAATCACTGACTGA